A stretch of Zymoseptoria tritici IPO323 chromosome 1, whole genome shotgun sequence DNA encodes these proteins:
- the CYP-73 gene encoding putative P450 monooxygenase (P450 with unknown function. nodorum clustered with genes potentially involved in aromatic compound processing.), producing MHPVIIVYAALAALIAKFFHFIYTTLTSPVRDVPGPFAARFSKLWYVFAIWTGKAEQINIELHRKHARDGEYYAPVVRLGPNMYSISRPEKAIYGIGSKATKSSWYDTWYDPALEPSLFPDRDPQRHANKRRMFQSMYALSSLLHYEKYVEAVQSIFQERLSEISCDGKQVDLHHWLQCYAFDVVGNITYGRRFGFLDEGQDVGQMITSLDSVLKYATFMGIFSWAHRWVYKYSSNLPGMRGGGLPYLASTVRKELDSRIAQRGKEEKDGGRVHDLDAPRDFLDLALDAEKDPDKAMTMRHVYAMLLSNVVAGSDTTAVSLSSVIFYVARDPRVLARLREELDQAVQDGKATPDCAAFRETQDMPYFQACIKEGLRLTAATGLPLWRVVPAGGVEMLGHYFPEGTEVGINTWLAHYDQTIWGQDVAGFRPERWIEAQEGDGNKLKVMDSNFMPFGLGSRTCIGRHISYLEMCKVIPMIFLNFDIELVNTKLTTENHWFVKPTNFAVKLRRRQN from the exons ATGCATCCCGTCATCATCGTATACGCGGCATTGGCCGCCCTGATCGCAAAGTTCTTCCACTTCATCTACACCACATTGACCTCACCTGTTCGCGACGTTCCTGGCCCATTTGCTGCAAGATTCTCGAAACTCTGGTACGTTTTCGCCATCTGGACCGGGAAAGCCGAGCAAATCAACATCGAACTCCATCGTAAGCATGCCCGAGACGGCGAATACTATGCTCCGGTCGTCCGGCTTGGGCCGAACATGTACTCCATCTCGAGACCGGAAAAAGCCATCTACGGCATTGGCTCCAAAGCGACAAAATCTTCGTGGTACGACACATGGTACGATCCCGCCCTGGAGCCGTCCCTATTTCCCGACCGAGACCCACAGAGACATGCGAATAAGCGACGGATGTTCCAGTCCATGTATGCGCTGTCGAGTCTCTTGCACTACGAGAAGTATGTCGAGGCGGTGCAGAGCATATTCCAAGAGCGCCTGAGCGAGATCAGCTGTGATGGCAAACAGGTGGATCTACACCATTGGCTACAATGTTATGCTTTTGATGTCGTTGGAAATATCACATACGGCCGGAGGTTTGGTTTCTTGGACGAAGGACAGGACGTTGGCCAGATGATCACTTCGCTGGATTCGGTCTTGAAGTATGCCACTTTTATGGGCATCTTCTCCTGGGCTCATAGATGGGTGTACAAGTACAGCTCGAACCTTCCTGGAATGCGTGGCGGAGGTTTGCCGTATTTGGCATCGACGGTCCGGAAAGAACTGGACAGTCGTATCGCCCAGCGCGGtaaagaggagaaggacggcGGCCGAGTGCACGATCTGGACGCCCCGAGGGACTTTCTTGATCTGGCCCTCGATGCGGAAAAGGATCCGGACAAGGCCATGACCATGAGACACGTGTACGCTATGCTTCTTTCGAATGTCGTCGCAGGCAGCGATACCACGGCTGTTTCTTTGAGCAGTGTCATATTCTACGTTGCCCGTGATCCACGAGTTCTGGCACGTCTGCGAGAGGAGCTCGATCAGGCTGTTCAAGATGGAAAGGCCACACCCGACTGCGCGGCGTTCAGAGAGACCCAAGATATGCCGTACTTCCAGGCCTGTATCAAAGAAGGACTCCGATTGACCGCTGCTACTGGCCTGCCTCTCTGGCGAGTTGTACCAGCAGGAGGAGTCGAGATGCTCGGCCACTATTTTCCCGAAGGCACCGAGGTCGGTATCAATACCTGGTTAGCACACTATGATCAGACGATCTGGGGCCAGGATGTCGCCGGTTTCCGGCCAGAACGCTGGATCGAGGCGCAAGAAGGTGATGGAAACAAGCTGAAAGTCATGGACAGCAACTTTATGCCG TTTGGCCTTGGTTCGAGAACGTGTATCGGCCGGCACATTTCATACCTGGAGATGTGTAAGGTCATCCCAATGATCTTCTTAAACTTCGACATCGAGCTCGTGAACACGAAGTTGACGACAGAAAACCATTGGTTTGTGAAGCCGACGAATTTTGCGGTGAAGCTAAGACggagacaaaattaa